Proteins encoded within one genomic window of uncultured Draconibacterium sp.:
- the nagB gene encoding glucosamine-6-phosphate deaminase: MKLVIHNNYDGLSIWAANHIAERISDFEPSAEKPFVLGLPTGSTPLGTYKALIDLYKQGKVSFKNVVTFNMDEYVGIAEDHPESYHSFMFENFFNHIDIPKENINILDGNVADLDAECERYEAKIESYGGIELFMGGMGADGHLAFNIPGSSIQSRTRLVDLNYDTILANSRFFDNDLKQVPKQALTVGVQTVLDSKEVLVLVNGYKKARALQNVVENGINHMWTLSALQMHPNGIIVCDEDATMELKVGTVKYFKESV; encoded by the coding sequence ATGAAGCTAGTAATTCATAATAACTACGATGGATTGAGCATTTGGGCGGCAAACCATATCGCCGAAAGAATTAGTGATTTTGAGCCATCGGCAGAAAAACCATTTGTACTGGGATTACCAACCGGATCAACACCGTTGGGAACCTACAAAGCACTGATAGACTTGTACAAACAAGGAAAGGTATCGTTTAAAAACGTGGTTACTTTTAACATGGACGAATACGTAGGCATTGCCGAAGATCATCCGGAAAGCTACCACAGTTTTATGTTCGAGAACTTTTTCAATCACATCGATATTCCAAAAGAGAATATCAATATTCTTGACGGAAACGTCGCGGATTTAGATGCTGAATGCGAGCGTTACGAAGCGAAAATAGAATCGTACGGAGGTATTGAGTTATTTATGGGCGGAATGGGCGCCGACGGTCACCTGGCATTTAATATTCCGGGATCGTCGATTCAGTCGCGCACCCGTTTGGTAGACTTGAACTACGACACGATTTTAGCCAACTCGCGTTTCTTCGACAACGATTTAAAGCAGGTACCAAAACAGGCTTTAACAGTTGGTGTGCAAACAGTACTCGACTCGAAAGAAGTATTGGTTTTGGTGAACGGATACAAAAAAGCCCGCGCACTGCAAAATGTAGTGGAAAACGGCATTAACCACATGTGGACATTGTCGGCATTGCAAATGCACCCGAATGGCATTATTGTTTGCGATGAAGATGCCACAATGGAATTAAAAGTAGGAACTGTAAAGTATTTTAAAGAATCTGTTTAA
- the yidD gene encoding membrane protein insertion efficiency factor YidD: MKVIGKAILKFLGWILLIPIYIYKYGISPLTPASCRHIPTCSEYAVKAIKIHGPFKGFVLTVRRLSKCHPWGTHGYDPVPPKEPRVR; this comes from the coding sequence ATGAAAGTAATTGGTAAGGCAATTCTGAAGTTTTTGGGGTGGATACTTTTAATTCCGATTTATATTTACAAATACGGAATATCGCCACTTACTCCTGCATCGTGCCGGCATATTCCCACGTGCTCGGAGTATGCGGTAAAGGCGATAAAGATTCATGGTCCGTTTAAAGGATTTGTGTTGACAGTCAGGCGCCTTTCAAAATGTCATCCGTGGGGGACGCATGGTTACGATCCCGTTCCGCCAAAAGAGCCACGGGTAAGATAG
- a CDS encoding zinc ABC transporter substrate-binding protein: MKRLILLLVLATLFASCGNQKKAENSKVADVVTVSILPQKTFVEKIAGDDFEVNLLIPPGSSPAAYTLLPSQLKDISHSAIWFRIGYIGFEHSWADKIEQANTKMKVVNISEGLDLIADKMEQHGDHVHVDGVDPHVWLSPVMVKQMAKVILDELSALKPEKAAEYQGNYMRFVKECDQLNIDLKNQLKDYAGRKFIVFHPSLSYYAREYGLDQYSLETGGKEPTPQHLREVVDVAKSEGIKIVYIQSEFDREHARVFADEIGGEIIQVWPLNPEWEENLRTMTQILIDNF, translated from the coding sequence ATGAAGAGATTAATTCTTTTATTGGTTTTGGCTACCTTGTTTGCATCGTGCGGGAACCAAAAGAAAGCAGAAAATAGTAAAGTTGCCGACGTTGTTACCGTGAGTATTTTACCACAAAAAACATTTGTTGAAAAAATTGCGGGCGACGATTTCGAAGTGAATTTACTTATTCCACCCGGGTCGAGCCCGGCAGCATATACACTTTTGCCCTCGCAGTTGAAAGATATTTCGCATTCGGCCATTTGGTTTCGTATTGGTTACATTGGTTTCGAACACTCGTGGGCTGATAAAATTGAGCAGGCCAACACCAAAATGAAGGTGGTAAATATCTCGGAAGGTCTGGATTTGATTGCCGACAAAATGGAACAACATGGCGACCATGTGCATGTTGATGGCGTTGATCCACATGTGTGGTTGTCGCCGGTTATGGTAAAACAAATGGCCAAAGTAATTCTCGACGAACTTTCGGCGCTAAAACCCGAAAAAGCTGCAGAGTACCAAGGTAACTACATGCGTTTTGTGAAAGAATGCGATCAGCTGAATATCGATCTTAAAAATCAATTGAAAGATTATGCCGGACGAAAGTTTATCGTTTTTCACCCGAGTCTTTCGTATTATGCCCGCGAATATGGTTTAGATCAGTACTCGCTTGAAACCGGGGGAAAAGAACCAACGCCGCAACATTTGCGTGAAGTGGTTGACGTGGCAAAATCAGAGGGAATAAAAATTGTGTACATTCAAAGTGAGTTTGATCGTGAACATGCACGTGTTTTTGCCGATGAAATTGGTGGCGAGATTATTCAGGTGTGGCCACTTAACCCGGAGTGGGAAGAAAACCTGAGAACTATGACCCAAATTCTGATTGACAATTTTTAA
- a CDS encoding glucosamine-6-phosphate isomerase has product MTVNFTKVEEAFFEETKSKKISTRIPYITTESFPKLGLLSALSFLEWASKNPNGVACLPTGKTAQYFLDFTHLLLDNWNNKKGKDFLEKYGLADVKKPDLRELSFVQMGEFFPINPEQHNSLYNYAQKQYIDGLGFKKENALLINSEEIKLAEGKHYSEIFPDFKIDLSLRYREAKTHQEQLQQESIFKIDNWCTAYENKIREKGGIGFFLSGIGPDGLIAFNTRGSDHFSSTRLTETNFETQAITAADLGGIEVSKNRLVVTIGLGTLTFNPDNKAIVYAAGEAIADTIKASLEKEPSVTFPATALQKLKNARFYLTEGAAVTLEDSIECYYTCTPWNHQKTERAVMELCKKINKFGSKLDLEDLKADKYCSMIPDLNENTVQSVIDSTLAKLQKGMKKEVNQTYYHTGPHHDDIMLGIMPSTNRQSRDASNELHFSVATSGFTAVTNTFLYDLLVETKDLMNQGKIEMINFPDFFKDGYKYKWDKDIYHYLDNIAAQDAEEKRRGVCHRVVRALVSIWKINNEEELRETIFEILTSLKSTYDGGKNPPKIQKLKGMIREFEEELVWAHYGIMVKNVHHLRLGFYSGESNYDKDILPILEDFRKYKPTVISLAMDPQGSGPDTHYKVLMAIAKAVEDWSKEEDLSNLRIVGYRNVWFKYNPWDVEVIVPVSLNSLATLGKSFSECYITQVNASFPSYQLDGKFSDLTQRVWFDQHKQIQLLLGKNFFYQNESPLLRATHGVIYHRELTVEQFLEEAQKLGKAMENIL; this is encoded by the coding sequence ATGACAGTCAATTTTACAAAGGTTGAAGAAGCATTTTTCGAAGAAACAAAGTCAAAGAAAATTTCGACCAGAATTCCGTATATCACTACAGAAAGTTTCCCAAAACTAGGGCTGCTTTCGGCATTAAGTTTTTTAGAGTGGGCAAGTAAAAATCCGAATGGTGTAGCCTGTTTACCAACAGGGAAAACGGCACAGTATTTTCTGGATTTCACCCATCTTTTACTTGATAACTGGAATAACAAGAAAGGGAAAGACTTTTTGGAGAAATATGGTTTGGCCGATGTAAAAAAGCCTGATCTTAGAGAACTTTCCTTTGTTCAAATGGGTGAGTTTTTTCCCATTAATCCGGAGCAACACAACAGCCTTTACAACTACGCACAAAAACAATACATTGATGGTTTAGGCTTTAAAAAAGAAAATGCCCTGCTTATTAATTCAGAAGAAATTAAACTGGCAGAAGGCAAACATTATTCAGAGATATTCCCTGATTTTAAAATCGACCTGTCGTTACGTTACCGCGAAGCAAAAACACACCAGGAGCAATTGCAACAAGAATCGATTTTTAAGATTGATAACTGGTGTACGGCTTACGAAAACAAAATCCGCGAAAAAGGTGGAATCGGTTTCTTCCTAAGTGGCATTGGCCCTGATGGACTGATCGCTTTCAACACGCGTGGATCCGATCATTTTTCGTCAACACGTTTAACCGAAACAAACTTTGAAACACAAGCTATAACGGCTGCTGATTTGGGTGGAATTGAGGTATCGAAAAACCGCCTGGTTGTTACCATTGGTTTGGGCACACTTACTTTTAATCCGGATAATAAAGCCATTGTTTATGCTGCCGGCGAAGCCATCGCCGACACCATAAAAGCGTCACTGGAAAAAGAACCTTCGGTAACGTTTCCGGCAACAGCACTGCAAAAACTAAAGAATGCCCGTTTTTACCTCACTGAAGGTGCGGCTGTGACTCTTGAAGACAGCATTGAGTGCTATTACACCTGCACGCCGTGGAACCACCAGAAAACAGAAAGAGCGGTAATGGAGCTCTGTAAAAAAATAAACAAGTTCGGCTCTAAACTGGATTTGGAAGACCTGAAAGCCGACAAATATTGCAGTATGATTCCCGATCTGAACGAAAACACTGTTCAGTCGGTTATCGATTCAACTTTGGCGAAACTGCAAAAAGGGATGAAAAAAGAGGTGAACCAGACGTATTACCACACCGGTCCGCACCACGACGATATTATGCTTGGCATTATGCCATCGACCAACCGCCAATCGCGCGATGCAAGCAACGAACTTCATTTTTCGGTAGCTACATCGGGTTTTACAGCGGTTACCAATACCTTTTTGTACGACCTGCTGGTTGAAACAAAAGACCTGATGAATCAGGGTAAGATTGAAATGATCAACTTCCCCGACTTTTTTAAAGACGGGTATAAATACAAGTGGGACAAAGACATTTACCACTACCTCGACAACATTGCGGCACAGGATGCAGAGGAAAAACGCCGCGGAGTTTGTCACCGTGTTGTTCGTGCGTTGGTATCTATTTGGAAAATTAACAACGAGGAAGAACTTCGTGAGACCATCTTCGAGATTCTTACCAGCCTGAAAAGTACTTACGACGGCGGAAAAAATCCACCAAAAATTCAGAAGCTGAAAGGAATGATCCGCGAGTTTGAAGAGGAGCTGGTTTGGGCGCACTACGGTATTATGGTGAAAAATGTTCACCACTTGCGTTTAGGCTTTTACTCGGGAGAATCGAACTACGACAAAGACATTCTTCCAATTCTGGAAGACTTCAGAAAATACAAGCCAACGGTTATTAGTTTGGCAATGGATCCGCAGGGAAGTGGCCCCGACACACATTACAAAGTACTGATGGCAATCGCAAAAGCCGTTGAAGACTGGAGCAAAGAAGAAGACCTGAGCAACCTGCGAATTGTTGGTTACCGTAATGTGTGGTTCAAATATAACCCGTGGGATGTTGAAGTGATCGTTCCGGTTTCGCTGAACTCACTGGCAACACTGGGCAAATCATTCTCGGAGTGTTACATTACTCAGGTTAATGCTTCGTTCCCAAGTTACCAGTTAGACGGTAAATTCAGCGACCTGACACAACGCGTTTGGTTCGATCAGCACAAACAAATACAGTTGTTGTTGGGTAAAAATTTCTTCTACCAAAACGAATCGCCGCTGCTACGCGCTACACACGGTGTAATTTACCACCGCGAATTAACAGTTGAGCAGTTCCTTGAAGAAGCCCAGAAACTGGGAAAAGCAATGGAAAATATACTTTAA
- a CDS encoding metal ABC transporter ATP-binding protein — MDPLIKIENLTVVYDKVPVLESVDLEIRENDFLGVIGPNGGGKTTLLKAILGLKKPESGKIHFSKEMSGRKKPIGYLPQVRHVDRKFPITVFDVVLSGGIMQNRQNAKSVAKDKAEALLEEMGVAGIRNKAIGELSGGQMQRVFLCRALLSDPKLLILDEPDTFVDNRFEGELYEKLEKLNEELAILLVSHDVGTITSCVKSIACVNKYLHYHASNVISQEQLDNYNCPIQIISHGEIPHTVLKHHHH; from the coding sequence ATGGATCCATTAATTAAAATAGAAAACCTGACGGTTGTTTACGATAAGGTGCCGGTGCTGGAAAGTGTCGATCTCGAAATTCGGGAGAACGATTTTCTGGGAGTTATTGGTCCGAACGGAGGAGGTAAAACAACCTTGTTAAAAGCCATTTTGGGATTGAAAAAGCCGGAATCGGGGAAGATTCATTTCTCGAAAGAAATGAGTGGCCGGAAAAAACCAATTGGTTACTTGCCGCAGGTACGACACGTCGATCGGAAATTCCCGATCACTGTTTTTGATGTTGTACTTTCGGGTGGCATTATGCAGAATCGCCAAAACGCGAAAAGCGTTGCAAAAGATAAAGCAGAAGCATTGCTGGAAGAAATGGGTGTTGCCGGTATTCGCAATAAAGCCATTGGCGAACTGTCGGGCGGACAAATGCAACGTGTGTTTTTATGCCGTGCCCTGTTAAGCGATCCAAAACTTCTAATTCTCGACGAGCCGGATACTTTTGTAGATAACCGTTTTGAAGGCGAACTTTATGAAAAGCTTGAAAAGTTAAATGAAGAGCTTGCCATTCTTTTGGTTTCGCACGATGTAGGCACCATTACCAGCTGCGTAAAGTCTATAGCCTGTGTAAATAAGTATTTGCATTATCATGCAAGTAATGTAATTTCGCAAGAACAGCTGGACAACTATAACTGCCCAATACAAATCATCTCGCATGGCGAAATTCCGCATACCGTTTTAAAGCATCACCATCATTAA
- a CDS encoding ROK family protein — MKKVAIGVDIGGTNTAIGVVDAEGNVMVKDNISTPSHGDIDQYISDLAAAIKELIKSVKLLNENLEVFGIGIGAPNGNYYSGTIEYAPNLSFKGVVRLVELLRSHFPDMEALALTNDANAAAIGEMIYGGAKDMKNFVMFTLGTGVGSGIVVNGDLVYGHDGFAGECGHTTLIPGGRLCGCTALGHLEAYCSAPGMKRTAFEIMVQKNATDSILADKSFNELDSKMIYDAAEKGDKVALEVFEKTGAWLGQGLADTVHHLSPEAVFLFGGPTAAGDYIFAPTKKHMEKHLLPIFKDKIKILPSELKPGDAAIVGASALAWKELEK; from the coding sequence ATGAAGAAAGTAGCAATTGGAGTTGATATTGGCGGAACAAATACTGCCATTGGCGTAGTTGACGCTGAAGGAAATGTGATGGTAAAAGACAATATCTCTACACCGTCGCATGGCGATATCGACCAATACATCTCAGATTTGGCAGCGGCCATTAAAGAACTGATCAAATCAGTTAAGTTATTGAATGAAAATTTAGAAGTTTTCGGTATAGGAATTGGCGCTCCAAACGGTAATTACTACAGCGGAACAATTGAATATGCTCCAAATTTATCGTTTAAAGGAGTGGTTCGTTTAGTTGAACTACTTCGCTCGCACTTCCCTGACATGGAGGCACTTGCACTTACCAACGACGCAAATGCAGCAGCTATTGGCGAAATGATTTACGGTGGTGCCAAAGACATGAAAAACTTTGTGATGTTTACTTTGGGAACCGGTGTTGGTAGCGGTATTGTTGTAAACGGCGACCTGGTTTATGGTCACGATGGTTTTGCAGGCGAATGTGGACACACCACACTTATTCCTGGCGGACGTTTGTGCGGATGTACTGCACTGGGCCACTTAGAAGCTTATTGCTCGGCACCCGGCATGAAACGTACTGCTTTTGAGATTATGGTTCAGAAAAATGCTACTGACAGTATCCTGGCTGACAAATCGTTTAACGAGTTAGACTCGAAAATGATATACGACGCTGCCGAAAAAGGTGATAAAGTTGCATTAGAAGTATTTGAGAAAACGGGTGCATGGTTAGGACAAGGTTTGGCTGACACTGTTCACCACCTTAGCCCTGAAGCAGTATTCCTGTTTGGTGGACCAACTGCTGCCGGCGATTATATTTTCGCACCAACTAAAAAGCACATGGAAAAACACTTGCTTCCTATCTTTAAAGATAAAATCAAGATTCTTCCATCGGAATTGAAGCCCGGCGATGCTGCTATTGTTGGAGCTAGCGCACTGGCATGGAAAGAACTGGAAAAATAA
- a CDS encoding ROK family transcriptional regulator, with protein MEKLFKTTGNQSQAVEQKKIAQKKQILRSIYFNGPLSNSDLARQIKLSTPKINSLLLELIEDQLVTELGRGDSSGGRRPNIYGLVENGFYVVGITINVARTIISIFNSCNQEVSGPHYFQIKMSSDINIFNQVNAELEKVIKDSNIDREKILVAGLELPGLINQKEGVNQTYFPEEKDLFSKLQKIFGIPVFINHDAKLRTFAEQYFGLAKGKKNVLMLQADWGLGLGIIINGKLYTGKSGYSGEFGHLPLADNGVLCVCGKQGCLETIVSANAIARQAREGIQQGHSSLIKELVKDDLSKIDISIVIQAANSGDQFAISLFSEVGKWLGRGMAYLIQIFNPELIIIGGQVAVASQFILAPIQQAIHTFSNRDISNETQIQFSELGAKAGTMGAAAYALERISKK; from the coding sequence ATGGAAAAACTATTTAAAACTACAGGAAATCAAAGTCAGGCAGTTGAGCAAAAAAAGATTGCCCAGAAAAAACAGATTCTTCGTTCAATCTATTTTAACGGCCCGCTTTCAAATTCCGACCTTGCCCGCCAAATTAAATTAAGTACACCAAAAATAAACAGCCTTCTACTCGAGCTAATTGAAGACCAATTGGTAACAGAGTTAGGACGTGGCGATTCGAGTGGTGGCCGACGCCCGAATATTTACGGACTTGTTGAAAACGGTTTTTATGTAGTTGGAATAACCATAAATGTGGCCCGCACTATTATTTCCATTTTCAACAGTTGCAACCAGGAGGTTAGCGGCCCACACTATTTCCAGATAAAAATGTCGTCGGACATTAACATTTTCAACCAGGTAAACGCCGAACTTGAAAAAGTTATAAAAGACAGCAATATCGACCGCGAAAAAATTTTGGTGGCCGGACTTGAACTGCCGGGATTGATCAACCAAAAAGAAGGCGTAAACCAAACGTATTTCCCTGAAGAAAAAGACCTGTTTTCGAAACTGCAAAAGATTTTCGGAATTCCGGTTTTTATTAATCACGATGCCAAATTGCGCACCTTCGCCGAACAATATTTCGGTTTAGCAAAAGGCAAGAAAAACGTATTGATGCTACAGGCCGACTGGGGTTTAGGACTGGGTATCATTATCAACGGGAAGTTATATACCGGAAAATCGGGCTACTCGGGCGAATTCGGTCACTTGCCACTGGCCGATAACGGCGTACTTTGTGTGTGCGGAAAACAAGGCTGTTTAGAAACCATTGTTTCGGCCAACGCCATTGCTCGCCAGGCGCGCGAGGGAATTCAGCAAGGTCATTCTTCGCTGATAAAAGAACTGGTAAAAGACGATTTAAGCAAAATAGATATTTCAATAGTTATTCAGGCTGCCAATTCCGGCGACCAGTTTGCCATTTCACTCTTCTCTGAAGTAGGAAAATGGCTGGGACGAGGAATGGCTTATCTGATCCAGATTTTTAATCCAGAATTGATCATTATCGGAGGGCAAGTTGCAGTGGCCAGTCAGTTTATTCTGGCGCCTATTCAACAAGCTATTCATACATTTAGTAACCGCGACATAAGCAACGAAACCCAAATTCAGTTTTCGGAACTGGGAGCCAAAGCCGGAACGATGGGAGCAGCAGCTTATGCGCTGGAAAGAATCTCAAAAAAATAA
- a CDS encoding OmpH family outer membrane protein, which produces MKIKFLLAAVVILCVATVANAQKPLKIGHVNIQELVQKHPSMDSLQTIIDRESKDMQQIYEEMIAEHEAAIEKFEAESDTYSDFVKQTKQNDILEQSQKIQNYSQSAQQQLQNRNMELIQPIYKEINQEISNIAGAQNFTYVLDVSAGNVAYISPESEDLTPLVLKAIKGE; this is translated from the coding sequence ATGAAAATAAAGTTTCTGTTAGCTGCGGTTGTAATCCTTTGCGTTGCTACGGTTGCAAACGCCCAAAAGCCGTTAAAAATCGGGCATGTAAATATTCAAGAGCTGGTGCAAAAACATCCATCGATGGATAGTCTTCAGACTATTATTGACAGAGAGTCAAAAGACATGCAACAGATTTACGAGGAAATGATTGCGGAACACGAAGCTGCCATTGAAAAGTTTGAAGCCGAAAGTGATACCTATTCCGATTTTGTGAAACAGACCAAACAAAACGATATTTTGGAGCAGTCGCAAAAAATACAGAATTACAGTCAATCGGCGCAGCAGCAGTTGCAAAACCGCAACATGGAACTCATTCAACCCATATACAAAGAAATTAACCAGGAAATCAGTAACATTGCCGGAGCGCAAAACTTTACTTATGTGCTCGATGTAAGTGCCGGAAACGTGGCCTATATCTCTCCCGAGAGCGAGGATTTAACACCCTTGGTTTTGAAGGCGATAAAAGGAGAGTAA
- a CDS encoding metal ABC transporter permease yields the protein MSAILELFSYDFFQKAFLAAVFASISCGIIGAYIVSRRIVFISGGITHASFGGIGLAFFLGFNPLLGAVFFAVLSALGIQFFTKVAEIREDSSIAIWWSLGMALGIIFVFLTPGYTPNLMSYLFGNILTVTTSELWWMFLLNLVIVVFFAVFLRKILYIAFDEEFAQTAGLPVALFNYLIIVLIALTVVLNIRVVGIILILSLLTIPQATANLFTNDFKRLLVYSSLFAFVGTIAGLFISYFLDIPSGAAIIFTLVIIFGILRLVKSFV from the coding sequence ATGAGCGCAATACTAGAATTATTTTCATACGATTTTTTTCAGAAAGCTTTTTTGGCCGCTGTGTTTGCCAGTATCTCGTGCGGGATTATTGGTGCGTACATTGTTTCGCGGCGTATTGTGTTTATTAGTGGGGGAATAACTCACGCTTCGTTTGGCGGAATTGGATTGGCATTTTTCCTCGGATTTAATCCATTGTTGGGTGCAGTATTTTTTGCTGTTTTGTCGGCTTTGGGTATTCAGTTTTTTACCAAAGTGGCCGAAATTCGTGAAGATTCATCCATTGCAATTTGGTGGTCGCTGGGAATGGCGCTGGGGATTATATTTGTTTTCCTCACTCCCGGATACACACCAAACCTGATGAGTTACCTATTCGGGAATATCCTTACAGTAACCACTTCCGAACTTTGGTGGATGTTTCTGCTCAACCTGGTTATCGTGGTTTTCTTTGCCGTATTTCTGCGTAAAATCCTTTACATCGCTTTCGACGAAGAGTTTGCCCAAACGGCAGGTTTACCGGTGGCTTTGTTCAACTACCTCATAATTGTACTTATTGCGCTAACCGTTGTATTGAACATCAGGGTAGTGGGTATAATTCTAATTTTGTCGTTACTAACCATACCACAGGCAACGGCCAATTTATTCACCAACGATTTTAAACGCCTGCTGGTGTATTCGTCGTTGTTTGCTTTTGTTGGCACAATTGCCGGTTTGTTTATTTCCTATTTCCTGGATATTCCTTCGGGAGCCGCCATCATTTTTACGCTGGTTATTATTTTCGGAATACTTCGTTTGGTTAAATCGTTTGTGTAA
- a CDS encoding FAD-dependent oxidoreductase: MSAKTKKEPQLFKQVVTNNEEISPGVHVISFQRNSEFLPGQVVKIGVGTDHPPRIYSICSGNQEDEIRILFNIKDDGFLTPKMAAMIPGDTLCVSEPYGSFLGTNEPAWWIATGTGIAPFYAMYRSGMSESKMLIHGVRHLNQFYFEDELEWSMGKNYVRCCSKEQSCDVFPGRVTNYLEGLTDLPDVKYYLCGKALMVVEVRDMLIERGVDYANIIAEIYF, encoded by the coding sequence ATGTCAGCAAAAACAAAAAAAGAACCACAATTATTTAAGCAGGTAGTTACCAATAACGAAGAGATTTCGCCTGGTGTACACGTGATCTCGTTTCAACGAAATTCGGAATTTTTGCCCGGGCAAGTGGTTAAAATCGGTGTCGGCACTGATCATCCGCCCCGTATTTACAGCATTTGCAGCGGCAACCAGGAAGACGAGATCCGAATTCTGTTCAACATTAAAGACGATGGTTTTCTAACCCCTAAAATGGCCGCCATGATTCCGGGAGATACGTTATGCGTTTCGGAACCTTACGGAAGTTTTCTGGGAACAAACGAACCGGCCTGGTGGATTGCCACCGGAACCGGAATTGCTCCTTTTTATGCCATGTACCGTTCGGGAATGTCTGAAAGCAAAATGCTTATTCACGGTGTGAGGCATTTAAACCAGTTTTATTTCGAGGATGAGTTAGAATGGTCGATGGGGAAAAATTATGTTCGATGCTGCTCGAAGGAACAATCGTGTGATGTTTTTCCAGGAAGGGTGACCAATTATCTGGAGGGACTGACCGATTTACCAGATGTAAAATATTACTTGTGCGGAAAGGCGTTAATGGTTGTGGAAGTGCGCGATATGCTGATTGAAAGAGGTGTGGATTACGCCAATATAATCGCTGAAATTTATTTTTAA
- a CDS encoding Sb-PDE family phosphodiesterase: MKRFGSIIVLLVLSSGLLNAQARRMINIPDINGYKTLKCDLHMHTVFSDGTVWPTVRIEEAWNEGLDAISITDHIEYRPHSIDVVADHNRSYDLAKPLADQSDILLIKGTEITRSMPPGHLNALFITNTNLLELEDVQAAVKEARDQGAFIMWNHPCWDAQQPDSVVWWDEHSYFFENDMLHGIEVYNWEFCPEAMNWANEKNLTMLGNSDVHGPMDVNDGHRPLTLVFAKSRTIGGIKEALFDGRTAVYFDNTIAGRSEFLEPIFFESLEYKNTPLKLRNKESKVVKITNNSDVDYELELVQPGVGFDAPETITLKAHHVSALSLSGNSDEVANTGSLNVYYRVNNMLTGVDDPLVVTFTFRNN, encoded by the coding sequence ATGAAAAGATTTGGATCTATAATTGTACTGCTCGTTTTAAGCAGCGGATTACTGAATGCGCAGGCACGGCGAATGATTAATATTCCGGATATTAATGGTTACAAAACACTGAAGTGCGATTTGCACATGCACACCGTATTTTCTGATGGTACTGTTTGGCCAACCGTTCGTATTGAAGAGGCCTGGAACGAAGGATTGGATGCTATTTCAATTACCGATCATATCGAATATCGTCCGCATTCGATCGATGTAGTTGCTGATCATAACCGTTCATATGATTTGGCAAAACCATTGGCCGATCAGTCGGATATTTTATTGATAAAAGGGACCGAAATTACACGCAGTATGCCACCGGGGCATTTAAATGCTTTGTTTATAACCAACACCAATTTGTTGGAGTTGGAAGATGTGCAAGCCGCTGTAAAAGAGGCGCGCGATCAGGGAGCATTTATTATGTGGAATCACCCGTGCTGGGATGCGCAGCAACCCGACTCGGTAGTGTGGTGGGACGAACATTCCTATTTTTTCGAGAATGATATGTTGCACGGAATTGAAGTTTATAACTGGGAGTTTTGTCCGGAAGCCATGAACTGGGCCAACGAGAAAAACTTAACCATGCTGGGGAATTCCGATGTGCACGGGCCAATGGATGTTAACGATGGACACCGGCCACTAACCCTGGTTTTTGCAAAAAGCCGTACTATTGGCGGAATTAAAGAAGCTTTGTTCGATGGACGAACCGCCGTTTATTTTGACAACACCATTGCCGGACGTTCCGAATTTTTGGAACCGATTTTCTTCGAGTCATTGGAATACAAAAACACGCCACTAAAACTACGAAACAAGGAATCGAAAGTGGTAAAAATCACCAATAATTCGGATGTAGACTATGAACTGGAGTTGGTTCAGCCGGGTGTAGGTTTCGATGCTCCTGAAACGATTACGCTGAAAGCGCATCATGTTTCGGCCTTGAGTTTAAGCGGCAATTCGGATGAGGTGGCAAATACCGGAAGTTTGAATGTTTATTACCGGGTTAATAATATGCTCACCGGTGTTGACGATCCGCTTGTAGTAACTTTCACTTTCCGAAACAATTAA